The Nocardia vinacea genome contains the following window.
CGCTGGCCGCCTACGTCGGCACAGTCGACGAGGACCCCGAGGTCTACCGGTTCATCATGGGCAACGGCTCGACCGATCAATCCTCGCTCGCCGAATTCGAGAAGCTTTTCGCCGACGTCGTCACCACGGTCATCATCGATCGCGGCGTCGAGCACGGCTTCGAGACCGAGGGCGCGCTGCTGTGGTCTTATGTGCTCGTCGGCGGCATCCAGTTGGCTACGCACTGGTGGACCACGGATAAGGCGATGTCGCGCGAGGAAGTCATCGACTACCTGACCATGATGGCCTGGAGCGCCATCGAGGGCATGGCGCGCGCGGGCGGCTCCCGGGCGATCTTCAACGCCCAGCCACACATCCTGCCGGACCCGCCGCAAGCCGGCGCCTGAGCGCTAGCTAGTGATCGCCGACTGATCAATCGCCCGACTTCGCGCGCTAACAGGCCGCTAGCTGGGGCGCTAGCTGAAATAGTGACGGCGGTCTCGACATTGCCGCGAGGTTGGCTACTCTGAAGCCGAGCGGTACGCGGGTGTCCCACGTCACCGCCCCGCGCTTTGCGCCCGATGGCGGTCTGCGCGGGTCGCTACGTGGTTACGCAAGCTACCGCCTGCGCGCCCGTCGCTCCGACCGCTGGCACCAATGGAGGTACCTCGATGGCGAAGCAAGTGCCGACTTCTCGGCTTGCTCGTGGCACCAAGCTGGGTGCGGTGGCAGCCGGTTCGGTAATTCGAACCCAGCGCACACGCCTATCCATGCGGGGCCGGTCGGCGGCCGTACGCGCCAAGATGGCCGAGGAGTCCATGATCCGCACCACCGAGCAGGTGGTCACGGTCCTCGGGACCATGAAGGGCGTGGCCATGAAGCTCGGCCAGATGATGTCGGTGCTCGATCTCGATCTGGTGCCGGAGAGCCATCGCGAACGCTTCCAGAAACGACTCGCCGTGCTGCGCAATGCCGCGCCGACAGTGTCGTTCGAGTCGATGCGGCAGGTGATCGAGGAGGACTTCGGACAGCCGCTGGACGCGGTATTCGACGAATTCCAGCCCGAGCCCATTGCCGCGGCCTCGATCGGGCAGGTCTATCTGGGGCGGCTGCACGACGGACGTCAGGTCGCGGTGAAGGTGCAGTACCCGGGCATCGACGCGGCGGTGCGCGCGGATCTCAAGAATCTGGCCATGTTCCGGCGCGTTCTGCAATCGGCGATGCCGTGGGTCACGCCCGCCGTACTCGACGAGCTGCGGCTGAATATGGAGAGCGAACTCGACTATCACGCCGAGGCCGACACCCAGCTCCAGATCGCCGAGCTCTACGCCGGACACCCGTTCATCATGGTGCCGCGTTCACTGCCCGAACTCAGTACGACGCGGGTGCTGGTCAGTGATTATGTGGCGGGCAAGGGATTCGAGGAGATCCGGCAGTTGCCCGCGGTCGAACGCAATCGGATCGGCGAGATCATCTATCGCTTCTATGTCGGTTCGCTGTTCAGCTTCAACGAATTCTGTGGCGACCCGCATCCGGGAAATGTGTTGCTGGCCAACGACGGTCGGGTCGGCTTCCTCGATTTCGGCCTGTTCAATCGGATGGATCCCGAACATGTGCGGTTCGAGACGATCTGTCTGCGCGCGGCGGCCGAGGATCGGGCCGAAGACCTGCGGCAGTTGATGATCGAGCGCGGCGTGCTCGACTCGCCCGACGAGATCGGCGCCGAGGAATGCCTGGAATACGTGCTCGCGGCCTCGGAATGGTGTCTGCTCGACGAGGAGTTGACCATTACCCCGGAACTGGCCAGCGGTGCGTTTCTGCTCGCGGTGGATCCGCGAGCCAGTGAATTCGCCGGGATGAAACAGCAGAATCTGCCGCCGGAGCACCTGTTCTCGCGGCGTGCCGACTTCCTCACCTTCGGCATGCTCGGTCAGCTCGAATGCACCGCGAACTGGCACAAGATTTCCCGCGAATGGCTCTACGACGAAGCGCCCGTCACCGATTTGGGTAAAGCGCATCGGGAGTGGTTGAGCGAGCGCAAACCGACGCCGACCAAGAAGCCGCGGGCGCGGGCGAAGAAGCGGACCACGCGCGGTTCCGGTACCAAGTAAATCCACCAGAGCAGCTATCGAACGGAAGATCATGACAGACAACCGAGAATTCGACCTAGTGCTGTTCGGCGCAACGGGTTTCGTCGGCAAGCTCACCGCGCAGTATCTGCTCGGCGCGGCGCCCGCCGAGGCGCGCATCGCACTGGCGGGACGCTCGCTCGACAAATTGACAACGGTTCGTGACGAACTCGGCCCCGCTGCCGCGAATTGGGGGCTGGTAGTTGCCGATTCGACCGACCAGACCGCACTCGACGCACTGGCCGCGCGGACCACTGTCGTGGTGACCACCGTCGGCCCGTACCTGCGCTACGGCATACCGCTGGTGGCCGCGTGCGCGAAGGCTGGTACCCACTACGCCGACCTCACCGGTGAGCCGCTGTTCATCCGGGACGCGATCGACCGGTACCACGAGCAAGCAGTGGAGACCGGCGCGAAGATCGTGAATTCCTGTGGCTACGACTCGATTCCGTCGGATCTGAGTGTGTACCAGCTGTACAAGCACACGGTCGCGGACAACACCGGCGAGCTCGAGGACACCACCCTGATCGCGTCGCTGAAGGGCGGGGTGAGCGGCGGCACCATCGACTCGGGCCGGGCCATGATGGAGGCCATCGCGGCCGATCCGGCCAAGGGTTCGGTGATGAGCCACCCGTATTCGCTCAGCCCGGACAAGTCGATGGAACCGAATGTCGGCCGTCAGACCGATCAGGCGCTGCAGCGGGCCAGCAGCATCGACCCAAGCCTGGACGGGTGGGTCGGCACCTTCGTCATGGCCGCGCACAACACCAAGATCGTGCGCCGCACCAATGGCCTGCTCGGTTGGGTCTACGGTAAGAACTTCCGCTACCGCGAGGTGATGAACGCGGGCAAGTCGGCCGCGGCGCCGCTGGTGGCCGCCGGTATGGCGGGCGGCATCGTGGCGACCATGGCCGCCGGTGCGGTGCTGTCGCGAGTCGCGGTGGGACGCAAGCTGCTCGACCGGATCGTGCCCAAGCCCGGCACCGGACCGAGCGAACAGGCGCGCACGAGTGGCTGGTTCACCATGAAGACCTACGCGCGCACCTCCTCGGGCGCGAAATACGTGGCGACCTTCTCCGGCGCCGGCGATCCCGGCTACCAGGCCACCGCCGTAATGCTCGGACAGGCCGGACTGTGCCTGGCATTCGACGGTACGAAGCAGCCCGAATTGGCCGGTATCCTCACCCCAGCGGCCGCGATGGGCGACGCGCTCACCGACCGCTTACGTGCCGCAGGCATGACCATCGAGGTCGAGCGCACGTAACTGCCTTCCGCGTCGCCCGACCAGCCGCCGCCTCACATACCTTCCGGGTACGTCGCAGACCGTCGGCAGATCTCGCACATCGACTCTCCGCGCGACACACCGCACCCGAACCGCGAAGTCATGCGAGAGCTCGGGATGCGGACACTGCGAGCGCCTGATTGGAACTCCCCAACGACGAGGAACACAAATGAGATCCGGACCAGTCGAGCGTCATAGACGGGTCACCGCACCGCCACCAGCCGACCTGAGGGCGGTGCGGTGAACCTCGCTCGACGCACCATGAACGCCCCCGCCCTCGCCGCGATCTACGAAAAGGCTTGGCGGCCCGCGCTGTTCTATCTGGCCAGCGGCCGCACCACAGCCGCAGACCGTCGCGACGCCGTCACCACCCTGCGTCTCGACGGGTCCAAGAAGGTGCTCGATATCGCTTGCGGCCCAGGCAACTTCACTCGCTATCTGAGCAATGCCCTCGACGGGGACGGCTTCGCCATCGGCCTGGACTACTCCGCACCGATGCTGGCCCGAGCCGTCACCGACAACGGGGGCCCGCGCGTCGGCTATCTCCGCGGCGACGCGCGCACCCTGCCCTTCGCCGACGGCACCTTCGACGCCGTCTGCTGCTTCGGGGCGCTCTACCTGATCCCCGACCCGATCGCGGCGACCCGCGAAATGATCCGCGTCCTCGCCCCCGGCGGCCGCATCGCCATCACCACCAGTTACCGCGGCGACAACCCGTTCGGCCGGGCGAGCCGTGTCGTCGGCGGCTGGAGCGGACTTCGTGTCTTCGACGACGAGACCTTCCCGAAGCTCTTCGCCGAAGCGGGCCTGATCGATATAGATCAACAGGTCCACCGCCTCCTGCAATACATCAGCGCCACCCGCCCGCTCTAGAGACCCCCGCTGTGGTGCGCCACATCACATGGGTGCGACGCCGAGGGACGAGCACAAGCGGGTTACACCGGTCGGTACCGAACGGTAAAGTGCCCGCAAGCGGTGGGTGGACCGAATGTGAGGGGGCGACCCAGATGGCGGTACCGGATACCGGTCAGCGGATGGCCAGACAGTTGTATGCCGCCGCCACCGGAACCAGCGGCGGGGCACCCTTCGAGTTGGCCGAGGATGTCGCCGAAAACCTCGCTGCCGCGTGCGACAAGCTCGTCGAGGATCTACAAAAGGCGACGGCCACCGGACATCTCGTCACGGAGGTATCCGGTTTTCCCGACCTGCCGACGGGCCACGGCCTGGCAAAAGGCTTCGGCGACAAGGGCACTCAATTCCTCGACACCGTCACCGCATTCCAGGAAACCGCCCTGCTGTACAAGGCCGCCTATCTGGCCGCGGGAAAGCGATTCGAGGATGCCGAGGCCGCGAACCGTGCGGCCATGCAACTGATCACCGATTACCTGGAGTCGCCGCGCGGCGAACAGTCCGACGGAAACCACTGACCCATGGCCGATTCCGTCACCAGGGCAGCCGCCGACGCCATCCGGGTCCAGCAGCGCGCCGTCGCCGCTTCCGCCGGATCAGCAAGCGGCGGAACCGATCCCCCGTACGCACCCGAGCGCGAACTATTCGGCGCCTATACGCACCAAGAGATCTGGGATCTGGTGCACGAGGTCATCGATCCCGCGGCTCTCGGCCGGGTCGCCGATGCCTGGCGCGCCAGTGCCACCGTGGTCGCCGAGGCATTCCAGGCCTTCTCCGATGCCACCAATCGCGAATTCGCGCACTGGTCGGGTCGTTCCGCCGATGCCGCGCTGCGCGCCACCCGCGAATTCGTCCGCACCGGTACCGAGGCGAATGATGTCTGCCGCGCGGTACAGCGCCTGATGGAGCTCAATTCCGATGCGGCACAGGCCATCCGAGCGGCGATTCCGCCGCCGCCGCAGTATCGTGCTCTGGAAGATCAGGCCGCCGAAGCGATCCACGGCGGACAACGCAGGATGGACCACGACATGGCCGCTGCTACGGCGCAGGCCGATGTCCAGGACACGATGACCTATGTCTACACCCCGATCATGCCCGCATCCGGCGACCATGTCCCCCGGTTCACCCCGCCGCCCGACGGCCCACAGATCGCGCGGCCGAATGCCGGCAGCGGGGGCGCACGGTGAAATGGGTATTCACCCCGGACGAATTCACGCATGTCTGGGAGAACGAAACGAGTCTGGACCGCCGCCCCTATCCGGTCAATCTGGCGCCCGCCGCCACGGTCCGCACCGAATCCGAATACGCCGCACTGCGACTACCCCAGCGCTTCGCCCGCCAGGCCGATGCCGATCTGGCCGCCGCACTCATGCTGTGCGCCCGCCCCGATGCCACCACCATCACCGTCTCCGGTGAGTCGGGGGCCAAGCGGATCCTTGTTTTCGCCGCGGTGGTGCACAACCACGCGGGCATTCTGACCGCCGATATCGACAAGGTGACCGTGCGCATGTGCCACGCCCGCAACCTCGGCAAACATCTGATCGAGATCATCGGATCGGCCGAGCCCGGCAAGCTGGCGCCCATGCGGGAGCCGCAGGACGCGGTCCTGAACGCCGACGAAGGCGACAGCGCGACCAACGGTCATCGCCGCGCCGCCCGGTTCCGTCAGACCCTGCGAAAACCGGTGGACGGTCGCGGCTTCATCACCGTGACCGTGGAACCGGAAAACCCGATGTCGCCGCCCACCAGGCACCGCAGCTGGCTCGATTTCACCGGTGACGGACGCTATCTGCTCACCACCTCGCACGAGCTGACCCTGACCCCGGTCACCGACGAGGATTTCGCCGACCAATTGCTCCGCCTAGCCCAGATCCGCTGACCCATCGCCGGGCAGTTGACAACCGCCACGTCGCAGCACCCCCGTGAGCACAACGGAGCGAGTCTTACGATCAACCCGTTCGCGGCCCGTCTCGCGTCCGAGTCGTCGAAGCGCATGCGCCGCACGCGTAGGGCTCGACCATCCGGCGCGTGTGCATTGGGTGCTGAACGACCTGCCATCAGTGACCCCGACGGAGCGAGTCTTACGAGCGACCCGTTCGCGACCCGTCTCGCGTCCGAGTCGTCGAAGCGCATGCGCCGCACGCGTAGGGCTCGACCATCCGGCGCGTGTGCATTGGGTGCTGAACGACCTGCCATCAGTGCCCCCAACGGAGCGAGTCTTACGAGCGACCCGTTCGCGGCCCGTCTCGCGTCCGAGCCGTCGAAGCGCATGCGACGAAGTCGCGAGTCTCGACGGCTCGGACGCGAGACACAGGGGGCCGTGAACACGCCGCGCCGAAGGCGCGGCAATCAGACAGAGCCATAAGATACATCGATGGCGAAGAAATGGTCTCTGCCGCCCATCGAGGCCTTGCGGGCCGATGGCTTGCGTATCGCTGATCTCGATGCCTCCGGTACGCCCGGATTCAAAGGTGGCAAGAAGCAGGCCCAGAAGCTGCTCACAGAACGTGCAGGCGTGCTCTCGGATCTGCAGGAGAAGCTCTACGCCAACGGCCGTTCCGGCGATACCCGCAGCGTGCTGCTGGTGCTGCAGGGGATGGATACCGCAGGCAAGGGCGGCATCGTCCGCCACGTCATCGGTTCGGTGGATCCGTCGGGCGTCGACCACGCCTCCTTCGGTGTTCCGACCGGGGAGGAGAAGAGCCACCACTACCTGTGGCGCATTCGCAAGGAACTGCCGCGCGCCGGCCAACTCGGCGTCTTCGACCGCTCGCACTACGAGGATGTGCTGGTCGTGCGGGTGCACAATCTGGTGCCGCCGGAGGTCTGGGAACCGCGCTACGACGAGATCAACGCCTTCGAGCGGGAACTGGTCGACCAGGGCACCACGCTGGTGAAAGTCGCCATGTTCGTCTCCCTCGACGTGCAGAAGGAGCGGCTGCGCGAACGGCTGGACCGACCGGATAAATACTGGAAGTTCAACCCCGCCGATATCGACGAACGCGGCTACTGGCCCGCCTATCAAGAGGCCTACCAGGTCATGCTGGACCGCACCTCGACCGACTACGCCCCATGGCATGTGCTCCCGGCCGACCACAAGTGGTTCGCCCGCCTCGCGGTCACCGAACTGCTGATCGACGCACTCGACGGGCTGAAACTCGACTGGCCACCGGCCTTATTCGATGTCGAGGAGCAACAGCGCCGCCTCACCGAAGCCTGACCAAGGTTCCTCTCAGGTTGACCACGGATGATGTGGCCGTGCCCGTCCACGCCCCGGGGGAGCTCCGGATCTACCATCGTGGCGGCAGGTAACCGGCAGGCAAGCGAAAGGCGTGGTGAACGCACGGTGAGCAATAAACCGGGTGGTAAAACGAATCCGCTCGCGGCGGCGGAGCGCGCCGACCGCAACCGCAAGATCCTCATCCAGGTGGGTGTCGCCGTCGTGCTGGTCGGGCTCATCGCAGCGATCGGCATCGGTATCGCGGTGAAGAACGCAAACAAGAACGATCTGGGCGCCACCCCGTCCATCGCCGCCACCGCGAGCCAACTGCCCAATGGCGCCACCGCGACCATCACCGATAACGGCGCGGTCCGCATCGGCAAGCCGGATGCGAAGGTGACCGTCCGCGTCGTCGCCGACCTGCAGTGCCCGGCCTGCAAGGGCTTCGAGGCCGCCAACGCCAAGGTCATCAAGGATGCCGTCGACAATGGCACGGCCATCGTCGAATACAACATCATCTCGTTCCTGGACAAGGCCTCCACCACGAAGTACTCCTCGCGCGCGGCCAATGCGGCGTATTGCGTCGCCGAGGCGGATCCGTCGAAGTACCTCGACTGGCTGACCACCATGTACACACAGCAGCCCGCTGAGGGCAGTGCGGGCCTGACCGATGACCAGCTGATCGATGTCGCGAAGGGCGCGGGCGTTCCGGATTCGGTCGGGCAGTGCATCAAGGACAACAGCTACAACAAATACATCGGGGCCAAGACCAAGGACGTGCTGAACAGCGGCATCCAGTCGACCCCGACGGTCTTCGTCAACGGTAAGCAGATCCAGTCCAGCCAGGAGCTGATGACCCCCGGCGGCCTCGCACCCGCGATCGCCGCCGGAGGCCAGTGAACAGCGCGACATCCAGGGCCGCCTGGGTGTTGCTGATCGGCGGGCTGGCCGGGTGGCTCGCCTCGGTCACGCTGACCATCGAGCGGTTCAAGCTGTTCACCGATCCGAACTACCGGCCCTCGTGCAGCATCAACCCGATCCTGTCCTGTGGCAGCGTGATGGCCACCGAACAGGCCGCCAAATTCGGATTTCCCAATCCGATCATCGGCATCGTCGGCTTCTCGGTGGTTGTCACCCTCGCGGTGCTCGCGGTCGCCAATGTGCGCTTTCCGCGCTGGATCTGGGGCGGACTGTGGGTGGGGACCGTGCTCGGCACGGTCTTCATCTGCTGGCTGATCTTCCAGAGCCTGTACCGGATCGGCGCGCTGTGCCCGTACTGCATGGTGGTGTGGGCGATCATCACGCCGCTGCTCGCGGTGGCCACCGAGCAGGTGTGGGGTGGTGCGCGCGGACCGATGCGGATCGTCGTCGAGTGGCGGTGGACGTTCGTCGCGGTGTTCTACGCCGTGGTGCTGCTGCTGATCTTCCTGAAGTTCCAGGATTACTGGCTGTCGCTGGTCTAGTTCGGTGTGCCCAGCGCGAGCACCACGGTGATCGTGCGCTGCACTCCGCCGATGCCGAGGACACCCAGCTGAACGATGTCATCCGGCTTGTGCACATTGATCGCGCCCCGCAGCGCCTTCGCGGTGGTGATGCCACGGCCGTCGATCGAGGTGATGACATCGCCATCGACGAGTCCGGCGGCGTAGGCCGGTAATCCGTACAGTGCGACATCGATCTTCGCCCCGCTCGGTTTCGCATCGGAGATCAGTACGCCGAGCGTCGCGGTCGGCCCGATGTGCACAGTTTCGGTGGGCGTGCCGGAACGGATCTGGCCCACGACCCGCATCGCGGTGTCGATCGGCACCGCATAGCCGTTCGGGGTGCGCCCGACCTCACGTGAGGTTTCGCCCGACGCGGCGGTGATCACGCCGACCACCGTGCCACCGGGATCGGCGAGCGCACCGCCGGACTGTCCCGCGGTGACCGGCGCCGCGATCTCCACCATCCCGGTCAGCGATTTGCGGGTCAGATCGGAGGCATTGAGCGCGACGATCGTGCTGTTCAGATCGGTGATATTGCCCGGGATCGAGGTCGGCGTGCCGCCCGCGCCACCCGCATTACCGATGGCGAGCACATCCTCGTGCACGCGCAGCTCGGCGGAGCGGCCGATGCGTGCGGTCGTCAGATCGGTGGCACCGGTGAGTTCCAGCAGCGCGATATCCGCACCGGCGTCGTAGCCGAGCACCGTCGCGTCGTAGACGGTGCCGTTGCCGACATCGGTGACCGACACGGTTTCGGCGCCCTTGACCACATGATGGCTGGTCAGCACCTGTCCATCGGCGGTCAGCACGATCCCGGATCCGGCCGCGCCGAGTCCGAACGGCCGCGCGGACGTGCTGATATTCACCAGTGCCGGTTCTACTGCCTGCGCGACCGCCACCGGATCCAGCGGCGGCAGCGGCTCGAGCAGGGCGGGCGGGGAGTTGTCCGCACCCGAGGGCGACGACCAGTCGGGCAGTTCACCGCGGAAACCGAAGAAGGCGGCCACGGCGAGCAGGACGGCCGCGAACAGCGCCAGCGCCCGCCCGCCACTGTCTACTCGCCGCCCCTCGGGCGGGCGGTGCCGCTCGTCGTCCATACCGCTCTCCCGCCGCCGGCTGGGCCCTTGACCAATTCCATTGTGGCCGGAGATCTTTATTCGGCGAAGCGTTTGGCAATCCTCCGCATGCGGCGGTAGGCATGTACGCATGAGCGAACGCAGTGAGCGAACCATGACGCAGCGCGCAACGCGCATGCCGAAGCCGAGCGCCAGCGAGGCGCAGGCATGAGCGTTGCTGCTGCGTATGCGATGTCCGCGCCCGATGGGCAATTCGAGAAACTCATGATCGAGCGGCGCGAGCTCGGACCGCGCGATGTGCTGATAGATGTCAAATACGCGGGTATCTGCCACTCCGATATCCACACCGCCCGCGACGAATGGGGCAGCGCCAAATACCCGTGCGTCCCCGGGCACGAGATCGCGGGCATTGTCGCCGCGGTCGGTCCGGAGGTGTCCAAGCATCAGGTCGGCGATCGGGTCGGCGTCGGCTGCATGGTCGATTCCTGCGGCGTCTGCGGTCCATGTCTGGCCAATGAGGAGCAGTACTGCGACAACGGCGCCACCATGACCTACAACACCCAGGTGGACTCCTCCATCCAGCCGGGTGGGTACACAATGGGCGGCTATTCGACCCAGGTCGTGGTGACCGAGAACTTCGTACTGTCGATTCCGGAGGGCATCGGACTCGATGTGGCGGCACCGCTGCTGTGCGCGGGCATCACGCTGTTCTCCCCGCTGCGGCACTGGAATGCGGGGCCGGGTAAGAAGGTCGCGATCATCGGCATGGGTGGACTCGGGCACGTCGGGGTGAAGATCGCCGCGGCGATGGGGGCCGATGTCACCGTGCTGAGCCATTCGCTCAGCAAGCAGGACGACGGCAAACGCTTCGGCGCGCACCACTACTACGCGACCGGCGATAAGCAAACCTTCCGCGAGCTGCGCAACCGCTTCGATCTGATCCTCAATACGGTCTCGGCCGATCTGCCGATCGACAGCTACCTGCGCCTGCTGAAGCTGGACGGCACCCTGGTGATCCTCGGCATACCCGAGAACCCGTTGAGCGTCAGATCTTTCATCCTCGCCGGATACCGGCGGGCGCTGGCCGGCTCGATGATCGGCGGTATCGCACAGACCCAGGAGATGCTGAACTTCTGCGCCCAACACGGAATCGGCGCGGAGATCGAGCTGATCTCGGCCGACGAGATCGATGGCGCCTACGACCGGGTCGTCGCGAGCGATGTGCGGTACCGGTTCGTGATCGACGCCGCAACGATCTAGTCCGTGTCGTTGCGCCGATTCGTCGCCGGTTCAGTAGCTTGGCGATGTGTCTGCGGATGAAGAGCAATCCCCACCCGCCGAAACGGCGGCGGTCACCGCCGATGTGACCGCGGGGCCGCCGCCGTGGCTGTTGCGGGCGTTCCTGCTCGCGGCGGCGACGGTGGCCGGGCTGGTATGCGGCTTCTGGATTCTGCAGAAACTGCAGGGTTTCATACTGGTGCTGCTGGTTTCGCTGTTCCTGGCCTTCGCCATCGAGCCGGCGGTGAATTGGCTTGCGGCGCGCGGTGTCCGGCGCGGACTGGCGACCGGGGTGGTGTTCGTAGTGTTGGCCGTCGGCACCGCCGCATTCGTGTGGACGCTCGGCGCGCTGCTGGTCGATCAGGTCACCACCCTGGTCAAGAACGCGCCCGAACATGCGGATCAGGCCGTCGACTGGGTGAATCGCACCTTCAAAGCCGATCTGTCCAGCAGCGATATCCAGAAGTACCTCGGCGACTGGAGTTCCACCATCGACGGCTATCTGGTCGGGTTGGCGGGCAATGCCTGGGGCGTCGGCACCGCCGCGATCGGTGCGATTTTCCAGGCACTCGGCGTGCTGTTGTTCACCTACTACTTCGCCGCCGACGGACCGCGCTTCCGCAATGCGGTCTGCTCGCTGCTGCCGCCACACCGCCAGCGACATGTATTGCGCGCCTGGGATATCGCCGTCGACAAGACCGGCGGCTATATCTATTCGCGCGGACTGCTCGCACTGTGCTCGACGATCGCGCACTATGTCGCACTGCGCATCCTCGATGTGCCGTCCGCATTCGCCCTCGCGCTGTGGGTCGGTGTTGTCTCGCAGTTCATTCCGACCGTCGGCACCTATCTCGCCGGTGCGCTGCCGGTGCTGGTCGCGCTGGTGCACGGACCGTCCACCGCGCTGTGGATTCTGGGCTTCATCGTGGTGTACCAGCAGTTCGAAAACTATGTCCTGCAACCGAGGATCACCGCGACCACGCTGGATATGCATCCGGCCGTGGCATTCGGCGCGGTCATAGCGGGTGCGGCGATACTCGGGCCGACCGGTGCGCTGCTGGCGATTCCGGTCACCGCGACGGTGCAGGCATTCGCGGGCGCCTACATCCGTCGCTATGAGGTCGAGGCGGACAGCAATACCGAAACGCCCGAGGGGCCGCCGAAGAAGCAACAAAAGTGGTTGCGCCAGTTGACCATTCGCCTCAGCGGCAGCGGTCGGCCACCGGAGTGATCATTCAATCCGCTGTAGTGCATCGATCAGCGCCAAGCTGACCTTGCCCATCTGGGCGCGGCTGTGCAGGACGGTGTCGTACTCGACCTGGATGGTCAGGCGTCCGCCGATGGTGAAGACGGTGAGCTTCGGCGGCATGCCGGGGCCCATGGCGTAGACGTCGTCGCGAATGTGACGGATACCGTTCGGGATCGAATGTGCTGGCAGGCGACCGATATTGGAGATAGCGACGGTCGGCGAGGCCGCGAAGATCGCGGCGGTCGCCTCGTCCTGGACGCGCTGCGAGGCGAGTAGAAATATGGGAGCTTGGCGCTGCTCCAGTGCGGCCGCCATGCCCGCGGCCACCTCGTATGCGACCTCGATCGGGCCCGCGTTCTCGGCGACGAGCGCGGGGGTGCCCGCGCCGGAAGCGCAATTCAGGATCGCGTGCGCGGGCAAGTTCAGCTCGGATCGCACATCCACCGCGTGGCCGCAAAACACCGGAAGCGTTCCCGTCGCGGGTTCGAGTTGGGAGCGGACTGCGACGAGTGCGGCGCCGGCGAGCAGGCTGTTGACCGAAAGCCCGCGCGCACGAGCGGCGTCGACCAGGTTCTGGGTTTCCTTGGTATCCAGTTCGATTCGCTGCACCGCGAACCGGCCGAGTGGATCGTCGCCGCTCCCGTCGATCGGTAGGGTGCGCGGAGCCGATTCCGGCCCTACCAGCGAGGCCACCGTCCGGATCTGGTCAAGCGACTCGGCGACCTCCACATCCGAGACCACCGCGGCGAGTTGGATATCGATGCCCTCGGGCAATTCCTGATCGAAATCCGACTGCGGCAGTGCGGTTCCCGTCGCACATGCGGTGTAGCGCTGCCACAGCTGCGCGAGCAGCGCGAAAGCCGATCTGCCATCGGCGATTCCGTGATGGATGACCAGGACGATTTGATCGCGGTCGCCGTCGCGGAGCAGATGGGCGCGGAACAGGCCGTCGCGCCAATCCCGTGGTCCGTTGACCAGATTCAGGTACTCGGCTTCACCGCCGTCGGTGATCTCGAGGTGGGGCCGGTAGGCGTCGTCCCGGCGCAGATACAGCGTGCCGTCGGCATCGGCCACCGGCTTGCTGCGCAGCAGTGGATGCTGGGCAGCGAGTTCGTCGA
Protein-coding sequences here:
- a CDS encoding TetR/AcrR family transcriptional regulator is translated as MRTGRTDGRKRRWRQHKIDRREELVDGTLAAIRTRGSNAGMDEIAAEIGVSKTVLYRYFSDKNDLVHATMQRFIETTLMPRVYEAISLDADEYHLVRSALAAYVGTVDEDPEVYRFIMGNGSTDQSSLAEFEKLFADVVTTVIIDRGVEHGFETEGALLWSYVLVGGIQLATHWWTTDKAMSREEVIDYLTMMAWSAIEGMARAGGSRAIFNAQPHILPDPPQAGA
- a CDS encoding AarF/ABC1/UbiB kinase family protein produces the protein MAKQVPTSRLARGTKLGAVAAGSVIRTQRTRLSMRGRSAAVRAKMAEESMIRTTEQVVTVLGTMKGVAMKLGQMMSVLDLDLVPESHRERFQKRLAVLRNAAPTVSFESMRQVIEEDFGQPLDAVFDEFQPEPIAAASIGQVYLGRLHDGRQVAVKVQYPGIDAAVRADLKNLAMFRRVLQSAMPWVTPAVLDELRLNMESELDYHAEADTQLQIAELYAGHPFIMVPRSLPELSTTRVLVSDYVAGKGFEEIRQLPAVERNRIGEIIYRFYVGSLFSFNEFCGDPHPGNVLLANDGRVGFLDFGLFNRMDPEHVRFETICLRAAAEDRAEDLRQLMIERGVLDSPDEIGAEECLEYVLAASEWCLLDEELTITPELASGAFLLAVDPRASEFAGMKQQNLPPEHLFSRRADFLTFGMLGQLECTANWHKISREWLYDEAPVTDLGKAHREWLSERKPTPTKKPRARAKKRTTRGSGTK
- a CDS encoding saccharopine dehydrogenase family protein; translation: MMTDNREFDLVLFGATGFVGKLTAQYLLGAAPAEARIALAGRSLDKLTTVRDELGPAAANWGLVVADSTDQTALDALAARTTVVVTTVGPYLRYGIPLVAACAKAGTHYADLTGEPLFIRDAIDRYHEQAVETGAKIVNSCGYDSIPSDLSVYQLYKHTVADNTGELEDTTLIASLKGGVSGGTIDSGRAMMEAIAADPAKGSVMSHPYSLSPDKSMEPNVGRQTDQALQRASSIDPSLDGWVGTFVMAAHNTKIVRRTNGLLGWVYGKNFRYREVMNAGKSAAAPLVAAGMAGGIVATMAAGAVLSRVAVGRKLLDRIVPKPGTGPSEQARTSGWFTMKTYARTSSGAKYVATFSGAGDPGYQATAVMLGQAGLCLAFDGTKQPELAGILTPAAAMGDALTDRLRAAGMTIEVERT
- a CDS encoding class I SAM-dependent methyltransferase, which gives rise to MNLARRTMNAPALAAIYEKAWRPALFYLASGRTTAADRRDAVTTLRLDGSKKVLDIACGPGNFTRYLSNALDGDGFAIGLDYSAPMLARAVTDNGGPRVGYLRGDARTLPFADGTFDAVCCFGALYLIPDPIAATREMIRVLAPGGRIAITTSYRGDNPFGRASRVVGGWSGLRVFDDETFPKLFAEAGLIDIDQQVHRLLQYISATRPL
- a CDS encoding ESX secretion-associated protein EspG, which translates into the protein MKWVFTPDEFTHVWENETSLDRRPYPVNLAPAATVRTESEYAALRLPQRFARQADADLAAALMLCARPDATTITVSGESGAKRILVFAAVVHNHAGILTADIDKVTVRMCHARNLGKHLIEIIGSAEPGKLAPMREPQDAVLNADEGDSATNGHRRAARFRQTLRKPVDGRGFITVTVEPENPMSPPTRHRSWLDFTGDGRYLLTTSHELTLTPVTDEDFADQLLRLAQIR
- a CDS encoding polyphosphate kinase 2 family protein, with product MAKKWSLPPIEALRADGLRIADLDASGTPGFKGGKKQAQKLLTERAGVLSDLQEKLYANGRSGDTRSVLLVLQGMDTAGKGGIVRHVIGSVDPSGVDHASFGVPTGEEKSHHYLWRIRKELPRAGQLGVFDRSHYEDVLVVRVHNLVPPEVWEPRYDEINAFERELVDQGTTLVKVAMFVSLDVQKERLRERLDRPDKYWKFNPADIDERGYWPAYQEAYQVMLDRTSTDYAPWHVLPADHKWFARLAVTELLIDALDGLKLDWPPALFDVEEQQRRLTEA